The proteins below come from a single Gossypium raimondii isolate GPD5lz chromosome 2, ASM2569854v1, whole genome shotgun sequence genomic window:
- the LOC105765759 gene encoding uncharacterized protein LOC105765759, whose product MFGSMIRYFSTKPKPKMKPIELKTSPEQTQTITRVIFDILKEHGPLTVGDTWERVKEVGLRGLTSKRHMKIVLRWMRERQKIRLICNHVGPHKQFLYTTWFTKPNISHTRAVHNSSTSTTSFSVDTSSPKLSSVIVSALQQGFTARIIVHVITV is encoded by the exons ATGTTTGGGAGTATGATTCGGTACTTTTCGACGAAACCCAAGCCGAAAATGAAGCCAATCGAGTTGAAAACGTCGCCAGAGCAAACGCAGACCATAACCAGAGTCATCTTTGACATTCTCAAGGAGCATGGGCCCCTCACCGTCGGTGATACTTGGGAACGAGTCAAG GAGGTTGGATTGAGAGGACTTACAAGCAAGAGGCACATGAAGATCGTGCTGAGATGGATGAGAGAGAGACAAAAGATTAGGCTAATATGTAACCATGTGGGGCCTCACAAACAATTTCTGTATACAACTTGGTTCACTAAACCAAACATCAGCCACACAAGAGCTGTCCATAATTCCTCAACTTCTACAACTAGTTTTTCTGTCGATACTTCTAGTCCAAAGTTGTCTTCAG TTATTGTGAGTGCTTTGCAGCAGGGGTTTACTGCAAGGATTATTGTGCATGTGATAACTGTTTGA